A part of Variovorax sp. HW608 genomic DNA contains:
- the rbbA gene encoding ribosome-associated ATPase/putative transporter RbbA yields the protein MTQGPATPVVRLDDVSYLYGKVQALANVSLDIPAGRMVGLIGPDGVGKSTLLSLVSGARAVQQGSVEALGGDMAGRRHRERVCMRIAYMPQGLGKNLYPTLSVEENLQFFGQLFGHDAGERRRRIEDLTRRTGLFSFLERPAGKLSGGMKQKLGLCCALIHDPDLLVLDEPTTGVDPVARNQFWELIADIRQTRPGMSVIVATAYMDEAQRFDWLVAMDEGRVLATGTPAELLERTGSANLEAAFVALLPAEKRRGHRALVIPPLPASEEEDIAIEARDLTMRFGDFVAVDHVSFRIRRGEIFGFLGSNGCGKSTTMKMLTGLLPASEGTAWLFGHEVDPRDIATRRRVGYMSQAFSLYAELTVRQNLVLHARLFGVPEGEVPARAQAMAGRFGLGELMDSLPDALPLGVRQRLSLAVAMVHGPELLILDEPTSGVDPVARDRFWELLVELSRRDRVTIFISTHFMNEAERCDRMSLMHAGRVLVSDTPAALVRQRGVETLEAAFIAYLEEAGARGDMPEAAGAGMGAGASPGAHPPAPGRRFSLARAWSYTVRESLELRRDPVRATLALVGSLLLMFIMGFGINMDVQDLSFAILDYDQSQMSQGYELNLSGSRYFVEHDAISDEAELDRRMRSGELSLALVIPPAFGRDVLHGRSVQIGAYIDGAMPSRAETVSGYVQGMHQGWLAELVQRRIGQAAAGAAASVETRFRYNPDVQSLPAMVPAVIPMLLMMLPAMLTALSVVREKELGSILNLYVTPVTRSEFLFGKQLPYIGLALLNFLLMTLMAVTIFGVPVKGSFPALLLAAVLYAVCATGIGLLASTFTRSQVAALFFTMIGTMIPVVQYAGMTEPVSSLEGAGAFVGRIYPASHFMTISRGVFNKGLGFADLHGSFWPLAVAIPVILAAAVLMLRKQER from the coding sequence ATGACACAGGGACCGGCAACGCCGGTCGTGCGCCTGGACGACGTCTCCTACCTTTACGGGAAGGTCCAGGCGCTGGCGAATGTGTCGCTGGACATTCCGGCCGGCCGCATGGTGGGGCTGATCGGCCCCGACGGCGTGGGCAAGTCGACGCTGCTGTCGCTGGTGTCGGGGGCCCGTGCCGTGCAGCAGGGGAGCGTCGAGGCACTGGGCGGCGACATGGCCGGGCGCCGCCATCGCGAGCGCGTGTGCATGCGCATCGCGTACATGCCGCAGGGCCTGGGGAAGAATCTCTACCCGACTCTCTCGGTCGAGGAGAACCTGCAGTTCTTCGGCCAGCTGTTCGGCCACGACGCCGGCGAACGGCGGCGCCGCATCGAAGATCTCACGCGCCGCACCGGCCTGTTCTCGTTCCTCGAGCGGCCCGCGGGCAAGCTCTCGGGCGGCATGAAGCAGAAGCTCGGCCTGTGCTGCGCCCTGATCCACGATCCGGACCTGCTGGTCCTGGACGAGCCGACCACCGGCGTCGATCCGGTCGCGCGCAACCAGTTCTGGGAACTGATCGCCGACATCCGCCAGACCCGGCCGGGCATGAGCGTGATCGTCGCGACGGCCTACATGGACGAAGCCCAGCGCTTCGACTGGCTGGTCGCGATGGACGAAGGGCGCGTGCTGGCCACGGGCACGCCGGCCGAGCTGCTCGAGCGCACCGGCAGTGCGAATCTGGAAGCGGCCTTCGTGGCGCTGCTGCCGGCGGAAAAGCGCCGCGGGCATCGGGCGCTGGTCATCCCGCCGCTGCCGGCTTCCGAAGAGGAGGACATCGCGATCGAGGCGCGCGACCTGACCATGCGCTTCGGCGACTTCGTGGCAGTGGACCATGTGAGCTTCCGGATCCGGCGCGGCGAGATCTTCGGCTTCCTGGGCTCCAACGGCTGCGGCAAGTCCACCACCATGAAGATGCTCACCGGGCTGCTCCCGGCCAGCGAAGGGACCGCATGGCTGTTCGGCCACGAGGTCGATCCGCGCGACATCGCCACCCGGCGGCGGGTGGGCTACATGTCGCAGGCCTTCTCGCTGTATGCCGAGCTCACGGTGCGCCAGAACCTGGTGCTGCATGCGCGGCTGTTCGGCGTCCCGGAGGGCGAGGTGCCAGCCAGGGCGCAGGCCATGGCCGGCCGCTTCGGGCTCGGCGAGCTCATGGACAGCCTGCCGGACGCGCTGCCGCTGGGTGTGCGCCAGCGGCTGTCGCTGGCGGTCGCGATGGTGCACGGCCCCGAATTGCTGATCCTGGACGAGCCCACCTCGGGCGTCGATCCCGTGGCGCGCGACCGGTTCTGGGAACTGCTGGTGGAGCTGTCGCGGCGCGATCGCGTCACGATCTTCATCTCGACCCACTTCATGAACGAGGCCGAGCGCTGCGACCGCATGTCGCTCATGCACGCAGGCCGCGTGCTGGTCAGCGACACGCCCGCCGCGCTGGTCCGGCAGCGCGGCGTTGAGACCCTCGAAGCGGCCTTCATCGCCTACCTGGAAGAAGCCGGTGCGCGCGGCGACATGCCCGAAGCCGCGGGGGCCGGCATGGGCGCCGGCGCCTCGCCCGGCGCGCACCCGCCTGCGCCGGGCCGCCGCTTCAGCCTGGCGCGCGCCTGGAGCTACACCGTGCGCGAGTCGCTCGAGTTGCGGCGCGACCCGGTGCGCGCCACGCTGGCGCTTGTCGGCAGCCTGCTGCTGATGTTCATCATGGGCTTCGGCATCAACATGGACGTCCAGGACCTGAGCTTCGCCATCCTCGACTACGACCAGAGCCAGATGAGCCAGGGCTACGAGCTCAATCTTTCGGGATCGCGCTACTTCGTCGAGCACGACGCGATCTCGGACGAGGCCGAACTGGACCGGCGCATGCGCAGCGGCGAGCTGTCGCTGGCGCTGGTCATTCCGCCGGCCTTCGGGCGCGATGTCCTGCACGGGCGATCGGTCCAGATCGGCGCCTACATCGATGGCGCGATGCCTTCGCGCGCGGAAACCGTCTCGGGCTACGTGCAGGGCATGCACCAGGGCTGGCTGGCCGAACTGGTGCAGCGCCGCATCGGCCAGGCCGCGGCGGGCGCCGCGGCCAGCGTCGAGACCCGCTTTCGCTACAACCCCGACGTGCAGAGCCTGCCCGCCATGGTGCCGGCCGTCATTCCGATGCTGCTCATGATGCTGCCTGCCATGCTCACCGCGCTGTCGGTGGTGCGCGAAAAGGAACTCGGGTCGATCCTGAACCTGTACGTGACGCCGGTGACCCGCAGCGAGTTCCTTTTCGGCAAGCAGCTTCCCTACATCGGCCTGGCACTCTTGAACTTCCTGCTCATGACCCTCATGGCGGTCACGATCTTCGGCGTGCCGGTCAAGGGGAGCTTTCCGGCGCTGCTGCTCGCCGCCGTGCTCTACGCCGTCTGTGCCACCGGCATCGGCCTCTTGGCCTCCACCTTCACGCGCAGCCAGGTGGCGGCGCTGTTCTTCACGATGATCGGCACGATGATCCCGGTCGTGCAGTACGCCGGCATGACCGAGCCGGTCAGTTCGCTGGAAGGCGCCGGCGCCTTCGTCGGCCGCATCTATCCGGCCAGCCACTTCATGACCATCAGCCGCGGCGTGTTCAACAAGGGCCTGGGATTCGCCGACCTGCACGGCTCCTTCTGGCCGCTGGCCGTGGCGATTCCCGTCATCCTCGCTGCAGCCGTGCTGATGCTGCGCAAGCAGGAGCGCTGA
- a CDS encoding HlyD family secretion protein, with amino-acid sequence MNASLKKKLLPIVAIVALLAIAYVGWTRFSPSGPGAGFVSGNGRIEATEIDIATKLGGRLQDVLVGEGDFVRAGQVLAHVQADVLKAQRDEAAAQSQQAVNVAQSARAQVVARQSDKQAAQAVVAQREAELDAARRRLARSETLSREGASSVQELDDDRARMRGAEAALNASRAQVAAAQAAIDAAKAQVVGAESAVTASQATVARIDADIDDSTLTAPRDGRVQFRVANPGEVLGAGGRVLNLVDLSDVFMTFFVPATVAGRIGLGSEVRLVLDAAPGYVVPARVSFVSATAQFTPKTVETANEREKLMFRVRAQIDRELLLRHLKQVKTGVPGVAWIRLDASEPWPASLDSKVVQ; translated from the coding sequence ATGAATGCATCGCTCAAGAAGAAACTGCTTCCCATCGTCGCCATCGTCGCGCTGCTCGCAATCGCCTATGTGGGCTGGACGCGGTTCTCGCCCTCCGGACCGGGCGCCGGCTTCGTCAGCGGCAACGGTCGCATCGAAGCCACCGAGATCGACATCGCCACCAAGCTCGGCGGCCGCCTGCAGGACGTGCTGGTGGGCGAGGGCGACTTCGTGCGTGCGGGACAGGTGCTGGCGCACGTGCAGGCGGACGTGCTGAAGGCCCAGCGCGACGAGGCGGCGGCCCAGAGCCAGCAGGCGGTCAACGTCGCGCAGAGCGCCCGCGCGCAGGTCGTGGCACGCCAGAGCGACAAGCAGGCCGCGCAGGCCGTCGTGGCACAGCGCGAGGCGGAGCTCGATGCCGCGCGGCGCCGGCTTGCCCGCTCGGAGACGCTGTCGCGCGAAGGCGCCTCCTCGGTACAGGAGCTCGATGACGACCGGGCGCGGATGCGCGGGGCGGAAGCAGCGCTGAACGCCAGCCGTGCGCAGGTGGCCGCGGCCCAGGCCGCCATCGACGCGGCCAAGGCCCAGGTGGTGGGCGCCGAGTCGGCGGTGACGGCCAGCCAGGCGACCGTGGCCCGCATCGATGCGGACATCGACGACAGCACCCTCACCGCGCCGCGCGACGGCCGCGTTCAGTTCCGGGTCGCCAACCCGGGCGAGGTGCTGGGCGCCGGCGGCAGGGTGCTGAACCTGGTCGACCTGTCCGACGTCTTCATGACCTTCTTCGTGCCGGCGACGGTGGCGGGCCGCATCGGCCTCGGCAGCGAGGTGCGCCTCGTGCTGGACGCGGCGCCCGGCTACGTGGTCCCGGCGCGCGTCTCCTTCGTGTCGGCCACCGCCCAGTTCACGCCCAAGACCGTGGAGACCGCCAACGAGCGCGAGAAGCTCATGTTCAGGGTGCGGGCGCAGATCGATCGCGAGCTGCTCCTGCGTCATCTCAAGCAGGTCAAGACGGGCGTTCCCGGCGTGGCGTGGATCCGGCTCGATGCGTCCGAACCCTGGCCGGCGTCGCTCGACAGCAAGGTCGTGCAATGA